The following are from one region of the Leptolyngbya iicbica LK genome:
- a CDS encoding DUF3386 domain-containing protein yields MVGTQVSARDFFRAAYENRYTWDNNFPGYTADVTMIADGKTVTAKAKVGADLKAEVSDIEDETAKKAIHGQLWEVAIHRIRRPFEASHGENTFSYGKTLDDGSVEILMGGKAEGDRYEVRDNEVSMVHRHIHGTVVTIHTFSSHDTGAGYLSHKYDSVYHDPATGEQKGGRSVFEDNYEKVGDYVILTERKIETETDRGTVEQTFRFSNIQLLDA; encoded by the coding sequence ATGGTAGGCACTCAAGTCTCCGCTCGCGACTTTTTTCGCGCGGCCTACGAAAACCGCTACACCTGGGACAATAACTTTCCGGGCTACACCGCTGATGTGACGATGATTGCGGATGGCAAAACGGTCACCGCCAAGGCGAAGGTCGGCGCTGATCTCAAGGCAGAGGTCTCCGATATTGAAGATGAAACGGCGAAAAAAGCCATCCACGGGCAGCTTTGGGAAGTGGCGATTCACCGCATCCGTCGCCCCTTTGAAGCTTCTCATGGCGAAAATACCTTCTCCTACGGTAAGACGTTGGATGATGGCTCGGTCGAAATTTTGATGGGCGGCAAGGCCGAGGGCGATCGCTACGAAGTGCGTGATAACGAAGTCAGCATGGTGCATCGCCACATCCACGGCACGGTGGTCACCATTCACACCTTTAGCAGCCACGATACGGGCGCGGGCTACCTGTCTCACAAGTATGATTCGGTCTATCACGACCCCGCTACGGGTGAGCAAAAGGGCGGTCGTAGCGTGTTTGAAGACAATTACGAGAAGGTCGGCGACTACGTTATCTTGACGGAGCGCAAGATTGAGACTGAGACCGATCGCGGCACCGTTGAGCAGACCTTCCGCTTTTCTAACATCCAACTGTTGGATGCTTAG